Genomic DNA from Providencia sp. PROV188:
ATGGGCGTTAATCTATTTTTGTGCATCATGGTGCCAGCCATGTAAGAGCATGCAGCCTATCTATTTACAACTCACGGATTACTTTTCTGATAATGGTACGCACTTTGGCGGTCGTATAAATTTTGGTGGCAGTATACATTTTGGAATAGTAGATATCGCTCAATCTCCGACAATAGCCCCTCAGTATGGAATTAAATCCGTGCCTTCCATTGCGCTTTTCCATGATTCTCGTCTTGTGGATTTAATGGCAGGGGAATATCGACTTTCACAGCTGATTACTCAAATAGAAAATAGGTTGCTATGTTCACATTGATATTAGAAGGTTTGGTGATTGGCTGCCTATTAGGATTAACGGGCGCTGGTGGTGGTATTTTAGCGGTTCCTGCCTTGATGACATCTCAAGGATGGGGCGTTGCACTCGCCGCACCAGTGGGGTTATTGGCCATTACATTGGCGGCATTAGTTGGTGCTATTCAAGGGCTTATTCAGCAGAATATTCGTTATAAAGCAGCTATTTGGATTGCGTTAATTAGCATTCCTACCGCGAAATATGGCGTTTATTTAGCACAAATTGTTTCACCCCAATGGCTGACTTTAGCATTTAGTCTCGTGATGCTGGTGGTTGCATATCGTATTGTTTTTAAGAAAGTAATTAAAGATGATGATGCTCCGTGCAAAATAAACCAGCAAACAGGAAAATTTATTTGGAATATCAAAACGGCATCTATATTAGGGGGAATTGGATTAGTTGCTGGATTACTGACGGGGCTATTAGGTGTAGGCGGCGGGTTTATTATTGTGCCTGCAATGAAAAAGTTCACCAATTTAAACCTTAAAAGCATTATTGCCACCTCGCTGATGGTGAT
This window encodes:
- a CDS encoding sulfite exporter TauE/SafE family protein, which encodes MFTLILEGLVIGCLLGLTGAGGGILAVPALMTSQGWGVALAAPVGLLAITLAALVGAIQGLIQQNIRYKAAIWIALISIPTAKYGVYLAQIVSPQWLTLAFSLVMLVVAYRIVFKKVIKDDDAPCKINQQTGKFIWNIKTASILGGIGLVAGLLTGLLGVGGGFIIVPAMKKFTNLNLKSIIATSLMVIFLIGSISISINILNGFEYPLEVSATFILACVLGLVVGRFLIGYIPVNIVQTIFALLVVFVSFYLLYSIFIFIFIKNNGIPSFLI
- a CDS encoding thioredoxin family protein, encoding MPAVPFISSDNFSRLLSDPMQPSGQWALIYFCASWCQPCKSMQPIYLQLTDYFSDNGTHFGGRINFGGSIHFGIVDIAQSPTIAPQYGIKSVPSIALFHDSRLVDLMAGEYRLSQLITQIENRLLCSH